CCAGCGCTTCTCCCTGAAGCCCGAACTCATGCGCCACTTCGAAGGCAATATAAGAGAACATGCCTTTACGGTACAAATCCTCCTGACAGAGTCCATGATCAATCGGCCCCTGCCCGCCCTCTGTCATCCGCAGGAAGGTCTGCTCCGAGAAGGGGGTATCGGCAATTGCATTGGCGATGCACACCCCTGAACGCTCCCGCAGCTCCTTCGTGAACTCAAGCCCCGCATCGGCAACCGCCCTTATCGCGGCATTGACCGCCAGAATACCCGGCCGCCCCATGCCTGCCCGCTGCGCTTCATCGGCTGTCCGGCCCAAATGCTCGAACTGCGGTATTGTGCCGGTAACACGGCTTTTGAGCGCCATATGCTCATAGCCCTGCAAGCGGTCATATCCCACCTTGCCCTGCAGGCTGTTCCTCCAGAACTGCTCCAACGTATTCCCGAGCGGGGTCAACAGCCCCATTCCAGTGATCACGACTCTTTTTCCAGTCACCTTCTCCATGTAAGCCCTCAGCTCCGAACCGTTTGCTTCTCGATATTGTGCTTGATCGCTGCCATCTGCTCCTTGGTTGTGCGGTTCAGATGCGCTTCCACCTGCTCCCCGGTCAGCCCGCTTGCCGGATCTACCTCGAATTCCTGAATCCAGGTCATGTACGTCCCTTCGTCCTTCTCCTCATAGAGCCATTCCAGATTCATATGCTTGAACGGCAGCAGCGGCGCAAGGCGTCTGGCCGTAATCCGGAAGTTCGGCCGGTCCAGCCAGCGTTCCGATTCCCATGTGCGCGAAGGCCGGTTCCCCTCGGGATGTGTCGTCAGCTCAAACCGGATGTAGGCATCCCCTTGCTCCAGCACCCGCGTCTCCTTGTATTCCGTGAATAAATCTGTCCAGTGTGCAATATCATTCGTCCGCTCAAATACGGTGATCCGGTCTGCGTGAATCCAGATACTGTTCTGAATCGTTGCCACTTCATCTGCCTCCCCATTCGTATTAATGACATCGTAACGCCTAAGCCCGGAAGGGGACATAACCCGGCTGTTAAGCTTGCGTTAATTTACAGTTATTATGTATTTATGGGAGCGGATGAGAGTGCAATCCATGTCCTTCCCGGGCACAAAAAAAGACCTGACAGAAACCTGTCAGATCAAAGGTTAAGCGAATATCCGATCCCCCGGCGAAACAGGATGATGTCGCTTCGTCCGGAGATAATCTCGATTTTGTGCCTCAGCTTGTATACATACTGCCTTACAATCTCAGGGGATGTATACCTGTCCCACAGTTGGTGCAGAATCTGCTCGGTGGGGATGTATTGGCCTTGGCATTCCAGCAGCAGATCCAGGAGTTCGAACTCTTTACAGGTAAGCTCAATGACGAATTCTCCGACCTTCAGGGATTTGGAGTGCAGATGAAGGGCGATATCCTTGATTTGTCTGGTGTGGTGTGTGGGGAGGCCCAGTCCTTCGTCGAACCAGCAGCGCAACCGGCTGAATAATTCCTCCTGGAAGCCGTAGCGTTCGAAGCTGCTGATGTACATATGATTGGAAGGAAAGGGGACTGGGGTACCGTGCGCGCTGATCTCCTCTACAATGAAGAATATTCTCAGCGTAAGCATCTGCTGCAGGTACTGCATCGTGTGAATGAAGCCCGGGTTGAAATCAGGGGTGCTAATCACTACACCATCGAGCCGGAGGCCTTCCTTCACAATATCGACGAGCGCCTCCAGCTCCTTGAAATGCAATACCTTACAACCGTACACCTGTGAAAAAAAAGAATGAACATTCTTAAACCTGCAATCCTCACAAGGCTCTGTGGAATCTGCACAACACACCAGCGCAACACGCATGAACTTCTCTCCAATCCCATTCTTCTCAAATAAGCCCGGTTTCCCAAGATCACCTCTCCTATAATATAGTATTTTATGGGATTAAAAAGGAAAAATATCATAGTTTCTTATTCAAAAAATGAACAAGTTCAAAGTTTGGCAGTGTGTGCGTTTGATTTACTCTTATTAGATAAGACTCTACAACTAAATGGAAGTTAGGCGCTACATTGGACAATTTAGTTGTACAAAATACACTTGAGCTTATTGCTTGTAACTTAATCGGGGCTGTAGGCGCAGGAACGGTAGCAACTGTATTTTGTACAATAGTATGCTGTAAAAAAGGCTTCCAAATAGATTCTAATGTATTCGATACAACAGAATGTTGAATAAAGGCCATTCTTCGCCCAAAATGCAACATTCCACTGTACGAAATACAATAGACTCACATTTCACGGTCAAATATGAGTTTTCTATTGCAGGAAATACAATCAGCTACTTGAAATTCCAGCGTAGAAAAGACTCAACATTGGCACCTGCCCCCAGCTCTTACCTTACTCCACACATTGTATTCTGCAAAACTATATTTCCCCTTCAAAATCCTACGAAGTGCATCCGTCTCGATTTTCTTTCCCAATGATAGTTAATAGTTTTGCTGTGCTATAATCGTTCACAAGATTAGACCACTGTTTTTAAAGAGCACTTAAGAAATTTAACGAAAAGCCCAAAGAAGCGGAGGGGAAATTTGGAGCTGGAGGAGCGATAGCGTCCGCCTGAAAGCTTTCCGAAGGAAAGCTCGCATCGGAAGCATAGGCTTGGTTTGGATTTCTACCACGAACAGTGGTTTGAATCATGAAATCTGGGGACAACAGCGGCTGGAAGTCCAAATGTTCACCGCAGTGACGACCTAGCTTCGAGTTCTTATCTTTATTGCGTCATTTATAATTATTGGATCAAGAAAGGAAGATGCTAAATGGAACATTTCGTTTTGAATAATGGAGTCCAGATGCCGAAGGTGGGTCTGGGTGTGTATAACATCAAAGACAATAATGAAGACGCTTTACAATGGGCGCTCCAGAACGGGTACCGGCATCTGGATACGGCGGCAGCTTACCGCAACGAGGAGCTGATAGCCAGGGCTATTCAGAAATCGGGTGTACCTCGAAGCGAGCTGTTTATTACGACCAAAGTATGGAGCACGGACCTGGGGCGAAAGACCCGTAAAGCTTTTGAAGAAAGCTTGCAGAAGCTCCAAACGGATTATGTTGACCTCTACCTGATCCACTGGCCGGCCAAGCACTATCTGGAAAGCTGGCATGTCCTTGAGTCTTTATACAAAGAGGGCAAGATCCGGGCGATCGGGGTGTCCAATTTTGAGCCGGAGCATCTGGATACGGTCATGAAGCAGGGAACGATTGTCCCCGCAGTGAATCAAATCCAGACGAACCCGCTGCTCCAGCAAGGGTCGCTTCATGATTATATGAGCCAGCACGGTATCCAGCATGTCGCGTGGAGCCCTTTTGGACACGGCAACCGGGAGATGCTCACCCACCCTCTACTCACCGAAATGGCAGAAAGGTATGATAAAACAGCGGCGCAAGTCATCCTGAGATGGAACCTTCAGCGGGATATCGCTGTAATTCCGAAGTCCGTTACTCCTGCAAGGCTGAAGCAAAATCTCGAGCTGTTTGATTTCTCCCTGTCCGATGAAGAGATGAAGAGAATCGCAGCCCTGGATCAGAATAAAAGAGGATTTACCGATCCGCAAAATAAATTGTACCTGTGGTCCACCCGGTTTATCCCGTTGTCCTAAGTTTTTTTGTATTATTTTCCGGACAACTGCAACCTTTCGCCGTAAAGAACCATCTGAGTATATAGAGGTGATGCACAATGAAACCAACTAATCTAACGAAGCACGCAAAAAAAATGAGCATCGCGTGCGGAATCCTGGCTGCCAGTTTATCCTTCGGAGCGTCCGCATTTGCCTTTTCGGACCTCAAGGGAAATTCAGCCGAAACCAAGATCAATTCACTGCATAGCGCCGGTGTAATTAACGGAATTACGAACGACCTGTTTGCACCCAATGCCAAAGTGACGAATGCGCAAGCCGTACAGTTCCTTGTAAAAGGTTTGGCGCTTGCACCGAAAGCAGGTTCTGACAGCAGTGCTAAGGCCAGCCAGCTTTTTGACAATGTTAAAGATAATGCCTGGTACGCCTCCTCCTTCGCCCTTGCGAAGCAGAGCGGCCTGACGCTGGCAAAAGATATCAACCCGAATGCACCGATGACCCGTGCGGAATTCGCCCATCTATTGACCCAAGCCTTGCAGAGCAAGGGCAATTTCCCGGTAACTAAGATGTTCTTCATGATCGAGGATGGCGATAAGCTTCCTTCCGAGGTGAATTACAGCCTGCAGGTGCTTCTGAACACGAAGGTACTCACACTGGATAACGGAAAATTCCGTCCGTCCGATCCGATTACCCGCGCTGAAGCTGCTGTCATGATCCATGATGCCGCTGAATTCGCCGACCGGGTGATTACGCCGAACAATCCGGGCAATGAGCCTTCTGAGCCGGAGCCGGTTCCGGCTAACAATTACGTCTCGGATGTAGTCCTGGACAAAGTCGCTGAAGGCGTCAACAAAGCCACCCTCACCGTCGACAATCTGCCGAACCCCGGTTACGGCCTCGCGGTAGAGCGTATCGAGTTCACCAGCGCCACCAAAGCCGTAATCCACTTCAAGGTAACCCTGCCTGACCCGGATAAAATGTATCCGCAAGTGATCACCAAAGGCTCGGTATCCACGTACCTGCCCGCAGGCTACACTGCGACAGCTGAGCCTGTAATGGGTTCGCGCTGGCTTGATCCATCGGCTCCAGCGAAGTAAGCTTCTCTAGGTATAGGTAGATAAATTCCTCGAAAATTTTAAAGGTTACAAAAGCAGCGATTCTTCCATTATTGGAAAAATCGCTGCTTTCTGTTTTTGAAAGAAAATTAGGGGAATGAAAAAAATCTGGAGAGCACAGCGATTGGAATAACGGTCCGTTTGCGGAGCGTCCACCCAAGTGCCTACGTTGATCCTACTCCGCAATAAAAAGCTGTCCCAAACAGCCTTTTCATGGCTTTTGGCACAGCTCCTTCTTGCTTTACGCTACTTACTCTGCCGCAACCTATTCCGGTAATCCATCGGGCGGCAGCCGTAGGTCTTCTTGAACATCTCCGTGAACCGGTTCACATTGCTGAAGCCGGTCATACCGGAGATTTCCATGATCTTCTTATCCGTGGTCTCCAGCAGGCTAACTGCCTCCGAGATCCGGTATTCGTTCAGGAAGTCCATCGGAGACAGGTCGAACTGCTTCTTCATGAAGCGGCAAAAGTAAGACGGGCTCATGTTGACCTGCTGAGCCATATCCGAGAGCGTGATCCGCTTACTGTAGTTCTGCTGGACGTAGGCCAGCGTTTTTTTGGCCAGCATCGAACTATTGCCGCCCCGGGACTGCCCGGGCAGTCCTGCCCGCGGATTCTCAGCCGCACACTTTTCCAGCCGGTACAGCACCTCGAACAGCCTGGCCTTAATCAGCATCTCATAGCCGTGCGCCTCCTGCTGATAGAGATCCCGCACCTCCTCCAGCAGTGGAATCAGCCGCAGCTCTTCCTCCAGTTCGCGCCCGATCAGCAGCGGATAACGCCGGTTGTCGAGGAAGAGCGGGGATACAAACTGCTGCTGAATCTTGTCTCTCTCCAGGCTGGAGAGGAAATTGAAGTGCACCAGCACCGCGCAGAAAATAATCTCCTCCTTATCCACCCGGATCGCCGAATGCAGCATATTGGGCTGAATGAAGACCGCCTCTCCGCTCTGGACGACCACCTTCTCCTGTCCCACATGGAACTTGGCCGTGCCCTTAATCATGAACAGCAGCTCCAGCTCCTCATGCCAGTGGGAATACAGCACCAGATTATTCACCTTAGATACCTTGGTTACATGCACGCTCATACGGAATTGTCTGCTGCCATGAATAAGCTTTTCCTTCATATCCTGAGATACGGGTTCGCCGATGGAATCGAGCAGTTCAAGACTTTTTTTCACTGAGGTCCCCTCCCTCCCGGCCCACCGGATACTGCCCGCAGCGTCAGTTATATATTCATCCCTTCACCGCACCGATCATTACGCCCTTCTCGAAGTATTTCTGGATAAAAGGATAGATAATCAGCACCGGCACCGTCGATACGATAATGACCGCATATTTGATCTGATCCGCGAACTGCTGGGCATAGCTGCCCGCACCGGCACCGGCACCTGATCCGGCTCCGCCCGCGAACGCCTGATTAGATAACAGAATATTGCGCAGGACGATCTGCAGCGGCTGTAAGCTATCCGTATTGATATAGAGCAGAGCGTTGAAGAAATCGTTCCAGTGACCCACCATATAATAGAGGGTGATGACGGAGATCACTGCCTTGGACAGCGGAACCACCACCGAAATGAAGTAACGGAAGTGCGAGCAGCCATCCAGGGTAGCCGCTTCGTGCAGCTCCTCCGGTATAGAAGTCTCGAAGAAGGTTCTTGTAATAATCAGATTGTATACACTAATAGCGCCGTTCACAATCATTACCCAAGGGGTATTCAGCAGATTCAGGTCACGGATAAGCAGATAGGTAGGAATCATGCCCCCGCCAAAATACATCGTGACCACAAACAGCGGCATAATGAACCTGCGTGCCCGAAATTTCCGCTGGGACAAGGCATACGCCGCAGGGAGCGTGACCAGCAGATTGAGCAGCGTGCCCAGCACCGTGTAGATAATCGTATTTTTATACCCCTGCCAGATCCGGGTGTCCTTGAATATCTGCTCATAGCCGTACAGGTTAATGTCCTTGGGCCATAGAATAACCTGTCCCTGATTCACCATGGTAGAGTTACTGACGGAAGCTATGATGATGAAATACAGCGGGTACGCGACCATGATGAACGCTGCGATGCTTATAACCGCAACCACCAGCGTATACAGCCTGTCTGCGATACCGCCCGAATGCTGAATCTTTTGCGAATGAGCGGCTTGACTGTTTGACATCCCATTTCCTCCTTACATCAGGCTGATTTTTGAAGTTTTTTTGGCCAGTGCATTCGCCAGCATCAGGAACGTGAAGTTGATCAGGGTATTAAATAGTCCGACCGCTGAACCGAAGCTGAACTGGTTGGATTTCACGCCCACATTGAAGACATACGTGGAGATGACCTCCGAGACGGGCTTGTTAAGACTATTTTGCATCAGAAAAGTCTTCTCGAAGCCTACACTGAGTATGCTGCCCATATTCATAATCAATAAAATAATAATGGTCGGCAGGATCGCCGGAAGCTCCACGTGCCAGACGATCTGCCAGCGGTTAGCCCCGTCAATCCGGGCGGCGTCATACTGCTGCGCATCCACCGAGGACAGGGCGGCGATGAAGATAATGCTGTTCCAGCCGCAGGCCTGCCAGATGGCAGAGATGACATACACCGGAACGAAGGCGCCGGGATCACCTATGAGATTCGTATCCGCAGGGATCAGGTGCAGAGCCTTCAGGAAGCCGTCGATCAGCCCGGTCGTAGGCGACAGCATAATCTGCAGCAGCGCAACCAGTACAACGGTGGAAATGAAGTAAGGCATATACACGGTAGTCTGCAGGATACGCTTGCGTCGGTTGCTACGGATTGAGTTGACCACCAGCGCCAGCAGAATCGGCATCGGGAAGCCCAGCAGGATGGAGAAAAAAGCAATGATAAACGTATTCCGTAGCGTAGGCCAGAACATCGGGCTGTTGAAATACTGCTCGAAATATTTGAATCCGGCCCATTCCCCGCCCGTCAGTCCTTTACTGAAATCAAATTCACGAAAAGCAAGCTGGATACCATACATCGGACCATAACAGAAAATGGCGATATAAATGACCGCAGGAAGCACCATCAGCCATAGCTGATAATGCCCGGCCTGCTTACGAAGCCATCCGTTCCCGCGCAGCGTCTGATGCGGCACCGTGGTCTGTGCTGGTTTCATTTGGGAGCGCCCCTTCCATTCGAGTCCACTATTTCAAGGTCGAGAGGTATTCGTCATAAGCCTTTTGGCGGATTTGCAGGTTCTGCTCAAGGCCGGAGCTATTGACTGAGGCGACATACGCAGCCCACTCCTTCTCAATGTCAACCTTGGTGGTCAGCCAGTTGGCCCACTTTTGATCCGTGATATTATTGACGTTCGCCTGATTCATTGCCAGGGTGTTGGTGTCCTCCGTGCTGTATTTCATGAAGTTCTGCGGATAGACATTACTCTTCTCGTCCGCCTTGTTCAGCAGCTCATCATAGACGGCCTTCTCCTTCAGCACGTTCTGCATATCCGAGCCAAGCGTCACCTTGTCCTTCAGCGCATCAGCAATATACATCGGACCGTTGTCCGCGAACGAATTCGTCCATTTCCACGAACCCGGGTCCAGAGAAGCATCCGCCGGAGGAAGAATCGCATACGTGCCGTCCCCGTTATCCTTGATTCCCTTATCCGTGTCATTCATTCCGCCGAACAGGACCTGCAAACTAACAACCGGCTCATAAAAGCCATCGATGAACCGCATCGCGGCTTCCTTGTTCTTGGAGCGGGCACTGACCGACACCGCATTGGAGCCGTAATTCTGGTAGTAGTAGTCATTGCTCCAGTACAGCTCATTCGTAGAGTCCGCATGCTGCTTCAACTGCGGCAGGGTCACATATTGGTCCTTCAGCTCATTGCCGAAGCGGTCTCCTGTCTCCCAGCCCCAGGTGAATCCGACCTTGGCCGTAGTTCCATTCCCGCGGGCAACGGACTGGTACTTGGAGTAATCCTGCGTGACCACTTCCTTGCTGATCAGGTTCTGGCTGTACAGCTTCTGCAGGAATTGCATGAGTGTCTTAAACCGTTCATCTACATAGAAATTCTTAACCTGTGCCCCTTCGGTGAAGTAGCCGTCGCTCGCCCCGTTCGACAGTGGCAGCCCCAGGCTGCCCAGCAGCAGCTTCGGTGTGAAGTCCCAGCCGATCGGGTTGAAGTCCATCGGGATCTCATCCGTCTTGTCCCCGTTCTGATTCGGGTCTCCGTCACGGAAAGCAAGCAGCACAGTCTCTAGCTCATCCCAGGTTGCAGGCACCTGAAGGCCGAGATTGTCGAGCCAGGTTTTGTTAATGAACATCGAGGCGGTGGAGCCGGGCCAGATGCCCTTATAACGCGGAGTGCCGTAGAGCTTCCCGTCAATCTGTGTAGCAAGCGTTTTCAATTCCGGGTGCTCGCTGAACATCTTTTGAATATTAGGAGCGTCCTTCTCAATCAGCGGGCCCAGATCCTCGAACAACCCGTTGAATTGCACAAAATCAGAGTTAGAGGTCGCATTGAACAGCAAATCCGGAATTTCACCGCTGGCAAACAGGGCGCTTTTCTTCTGGTCCCAGTCCGCAGAGATTTGCTGCCATTCAATTTCAACATTCGCCTTCTCTTCTATTTCAGCGAGCCATTTCATTTGCGTAACATCTTTGGTCAGTGAATGCTTCACGATAATCGCCTTCAGCTTGGTCTTCCCCTCCGGCGTGTTGCTGCTGTCATTTCCCGCATCCGGGCTGTTCCCTTTACTGCTGCAGCCTGTGAGTGATAGACCTGCCAGAGCGCCTGCCAGTACCAAAGCAAGAATACTCTTTTTTCTCATTTGACTTACCCCCTCTTATTCACGAAAGCGTTATCATTATTATAATTTTTCTGCCGCACCCTGTCTCACCGTATATTACCTTTTAATCATCGTATATTGACCTTTTTAGCAGCAAGAGTGGCTGAATTCAGGCGAAGATTCGACTTCCGGTAGGTGAAAATTGACACATGATGAATTGTTTTGGACTATGGGGAATCACCGCTGCGGGGTTAGAGAATAATAATTCCATCTATGGAGTGATAGGCTGCAACCTTTTGCTCCGGAATCCCATCTAAGAGGATAAGAGGTGAGGTATAATGAAGCATACATTAACCCGGATGCGCACGGCCAAAATCCCGCTGGCCTGCAGCATTCTGGCGGCAACCTTAGCTATCGGAGCACCGGCTTCCGCTTTCTCAGATCTGAAGGGCCATGCGGCCGAAGCCAAAATCAATGCACTCCATCAGGAGGGCATCCTTAACGGAGTGACCAGCGACAAGTTCGCGCCAAAGTCCAGCCTTACGTATGCGCAAGGCGTGCAGTTCATGGTAAGCGGCCTGAAGCTTGCTCCACAGCGCCCCTCCGGCAAGAAGGCCAGCGATTATTTTGACAACGTAAAAAATACCGCCTGGTATGCCTCCGCATTCCTGAAGGCCAAAGAAAGCGGCTTGTCGCTGGAGCGCTCGGTTGACCCTAATGCTGTGATGACACGGGTCCAGTTCGCACAATTGCTGCTTCAGGCGCTTCAGAACAAAGGGGACTTCGCGTATACGGAGATGTATGCCAACATTACAGACGGCGGCAAGCTATCCCCTGCGGAGATGAACAGCCTGCAGATTCTGATCAACACCGGACTGGTCACGCTGGAGAAGAATAACACCTTCCGTCCGAATGAGGCGGTTACCCGTGCAGAAGCTGCCGTCCTGGTCTACGATGCCGCCAAATTCGTGAAGGAAGTGATTATGATGGATGAGAACATTCCGGCCCCGTCCACCACATACGATGCCGCCGTTACGCTGGACAAAGCCGCCGCTGGTGTGAACAAAGCTACGGTGACTGTATCCAATCTGCCGAACCCGGGATATGGCCTGGTCATTGAACGGATTGAGTTCGGTGCTGACAAAACCGCAGTGATCTACTTCAAGGTCACCTCACCGAAGCCCGGTTCCATGAACCCGCAGGTCATCTCGGCAGGCACCGCCGTCACCTATCTGCCGGAAGGCTATACCGCAGTAGCCCAATCCGTAACAGGCTCAGCGGCTTCAGCTTCTTCAGGAGTCATCAAGTAGCAGCTTCAGCATCACGAATAGCGCACCTCCGGATACCCGGTTGGTGCGCTATTCGTTGATGATTGATATCACAATTGACTTCACAATCCATGAACAAGGGAGTCCACCCGTAGCGGACTCAAGATCTCACACTCTGGAAAGGACCGGATAACGCAGTGTGCGGCAGGCCGGTTACCGCTTAGTTCAGCTCCGTATAATACCTGATCTCCTGCCTCCCAGTCTGGAAACCGGCTGAATGATACAGGGACAGTGCGGAATCATTCGTGGTCAATGCGACCAGCTGCGCCTGCTCCAGACCCTTCTCCTGAAGATACATTAACGCACGATTCAGCAGCGCCTTGGCAATGCCTCTTCTTCTCCAGGGCTTGCAGACAAATACATCCTCAATGATGCCAAGCTCCTCTTCCTGCCAGACCATCAGACTGCCCGCCACACGGCCCGCATCCAGCACGACCATCGATGTCCAGTGCGGATGCTCCTGATATTCCAGCAGACGCTCCATTCCGAGCGGGGTCTCTGGCCAGATCTCCGCCTCCAGCTCCAGATAAGCCGCCCGCTGCTCCGGCGAATCCATAGGCGCATGGGTCAATTCAAGGCCTTCCTCCAGCTCCACCGCATGGACGGGTTCACGAAGATCGCGCTGGAGCGTATACAAGCAGCTATCCGGCAGGTAACCGAGATGCTCTGCAAAATAAGCGTGGCAGCTCTCTTCCGCCGCATAACTGCCTGTGCACAGGAGGGTCCCATATTCCGGGGGCAGCGTACGCTTCAGCACCTGTGCCCTTTCCAGCAGAAGGGCGTAGACACTGTCACGCAGCTCCAGATCCTTTTCCCGGCCGGGCACTGTCTTCAGATTCACAAATATCTTGTGTTTACTCTCCGCTGAGCGTCCCGGAGGCACCACATTAAAGAGCTGCAGCTGGCCCTTGGCCACCATCTGATCGCCTTCAAAAGCGCAGTAGACATTCTCCCAGTTGCCCGCATCCCCCACCCACCAGAACAGCACATCCTCCTGCGCCGACACCTGCGCATACATCGCACCAAGCGCCGCCATATCCCTCTCTTCAAACTGCCGGATCACTCTATTGCTCAATTAACATCCGCCACCTTCTGTTTCTGTCCATCATAACACCGCCGGGCAGAGGGCTTCCGTTCTTGAATAACTATAGTTGTTTTATACTGCTGAGCTGGTGGCGCCTAGCGTCCTCGTTACAAAAACACAGCTGCGGATTTCACAAGGGTAACTACACCGAATACAAACAGTACTCCCCCGGACATTTTGTTAAATAGGGAGAGCTTAAAGGGTCCCTCCAGTACCTTATTCCGAAGCAGCGCAGCCGCTCCTGAGAGGAGGACCCACCATAGTGCTGAGCCCAGGAACACGCCTGTAACCAGAAATACCATATCTGTGAGCTTATGCGACAGTAGAACACCAGAAGCTCCGAATACGCCCAGAAAAAACATAATCGTCATCGGGTTAGACAGCGTCAGCAGAAATGTCATCGCATAAGAGCCCAGTACACCTGGACTGGCAGGGGACTGCGGTTCTTCCCTGGATGGAACCCGCAGTAACGATCTTATGCCAAAGACACAAATAAACAATCCGCCAAACACCTGCAGAATCATGCTGTAATTCACTAGAGCTGCGGTCAAAGCTGTCAATCCTAATCCTGCCAGTATGCCGTACACAGCATCTGCGGTTGCCGCACCCAGCCCGCTGTACAGCCCTGTTCTGAATCCTCTGGTAATTGTCGTTCTGATGCACAAAATACTGATAGGCCCTACGGGAGCCGCGATGGACAGGCCCAGCAGCATACCCTTCGATATCCATTCCCATGGCATAGATAACCGCTCCTTCGCTTCTATTCCTCTTTCAGGGCAGATAGACTGAAAATGGTGTTCGACCGGACAATGCTGTAACGGGCTTTAAGCGTATGCGTAATGAAGGTCTCAACACCAGATAGATCTGCTAATGCCACTTTCAGAA
The sequence above is a segment of the Paenibacillus sp. FSL R7-0204 genome. Coding sequences within it:
- a CDS encoding SRPBCC family protein yields the protein MATIQNSIWIHADRITVFERTNDIAHWTDLFTEYKETRVLEQGDAYIRFELTTHPEGNRPSRTWESERWLDRPNFRITARRLAPLLPFKHMNLEWLYEEKDEGTYMTWIQEFEVDPASGLTGEQVEAHLNRTTKEQMAAIKHNIEKQTVRS
- a CDS encoding winged helix-turn-helix domain-containing protein; the protein is MHFKELEALVDIVKEGLRLDGVVISTPDFNPGFIHTMQYLQQMLTLRIFFIVEEISAHGTPVPFPSNHMYISSFERYGFQEELFSRLRCWFDEGLGLPTHHTRQIKDIALHLHSKSLKVGEFVIELTCKEFELLDLLLECQGQYIPTEQILHQLWDRYTSPEIVRQYVYKLRHKIEIISGRSDIILFRRGIGYSLNL
- a CDS encoding aldo/keto reductase, producing the protein MEHFVLNNGVQMPKVGLGVYNIKDNNEDALQWALQNGYRHLDTAAAYRNEELIARAIQKSGVPRSELFITTKVWSTDLGRKTRKAFEESLQKLQTDYVDLYLIHWPAKHYLESWHVLESLYKEGKIRAIGVSNFEPEHLDTVMKQGTIVPAVNQIQTNPLLQQGSLHDYMSQHGIQHVAWSPFGHGNREMLTHPLLTEMAERYDKTAAQVILRWNLQRDIAVIPKSVTPARLKQNLELFDFSLSDEEMKRIAALDQNKRGFTDPQNKLYLWSTRFIPLS
- a CDS encoding S-layer homology domain-containing protein; translated protein: MKPTNLTKHAKKMSIACGILAASLSFGASAFAFSDLKGNSAETKINSLHSAGVINGITNDLFAPNAKVTNAQAVQFLVKGLALAPKAGSDSSAKASQLFDNVKDNAWYASSFALAKQSGLTLAKDINPNAPMTRAEFAHLLTQALQSKGNFPVTKMFFMIEDGDKLPSEVNYSLQVLLNTKVLTLDNGKFRPSDPITRAEAAVMIHDAAEFADRVITPNNPGNEPSEPEPVPANNYVSDVVLDKVAEGVNKATLTVDNLPNPGYGLAVERIEFTSATKAVIHFKVTLPDPDKMYPQVITKGSVSTYLPAGYTATAEPVMGSRWLDPSAPAK
- a CDS encoding AraC family transcriptional regulator encodes the protein MKKSLELLDSIGEPVSQDMKEKLIHGSRQFRMSVHVTKVSKVNNLVLYSHWHEELELLFMIKGTAKFHVGQEKVVVQSGEAVFIQPNMLHSAIRVDKEEIIFCAVLVHFNFLSSLERDKIQQQFVSPLFLDNRRYPLLIGRELEEELRLIPLLEEVRDLYQQEAHGYEMLIKARLFEVLYRLEKCAAENPRAGLPGQSRGGNSSMLAKKTLAYVQQNYSKRITLSDMAQQVNMSPSYFCRFMKKQFDLSPMDFLNEYRISEAVSLLETTDKKIMEISGMTGFSNVNRFTEMFKKTYGCRPMDYRNRLRQSK
- a CDS encoding carbohydrate ABC transporter permease, producing MSNSQAAHSQKIQHSGGIADRLYTLVVAVISIAAFIMVAYPLYFIIIASVSNSTMVNQGQVILWPKDINLYGYEQIFKDTRIWQGYKNTIIYTVLGTLLNLLVTLPAAYALSQRKFRARRFIMPLFVVTMYFGGGMIPTYLLIRDLNLLNTPWVMIVNGAISVYNLIITRTFFETSIPEELHEAATLDGCSHFRYFISVVVPLSKAVISVITLYYMVGHWNDFFNALLYINTDSLQPLQIVLRNILLSNQAFAGGAGSGAGAGAGSYAQQFADQIKYAVIIVSTVPVLIIYPFIQKYFEKGVMIGAVKG
- a CDS encoding ABC transporter permease, producing MKPAQTTVPHQTLRGNGWLRKQAGHYQLWLMVLPAVIYIAIFCYGPMYGIQLAFREFDFSKGLTGGEWAGFKYFEQYFNSPMFWPTLRNTFIIAFFSILLGFPMPILLALVVNSIRSNRRKRILQTTVYMPYFISTVVLVALLQIMLSPTTGLIDGFLKALHLIPADTNLIGDPGAFVPVYVISAIWQACGWNSIIFIAALSSVDAQQYDAARIDGANRWQIVWHVELPAILPTIIILLIMNMGSILSVGFEKTFLMQNSLNKPVSEVISTYVFNVGVKSNQFSFGSAVGLFNTLINFTFLMLANALAKKTSKISLM
- a CDS encoding ABC transporter substrate-binding protein is translated as MRKKSILALVLAGALAGLSLTGCSSKGNSPDAGNDSSNTPEGKTKLKAIIVKHSLTKDVTQMKWLAEIEEKANVEIEWQQISADWDQKKSALFASGEIPDLLFNATSNSDFVQFNGLFEDLGPLIEKDAPNIQKMFSEHPELKTLATQIDGKLYGTPRYKGIWPGSTASMFINKTWLDNLGLQVPATWDELETVLLAFRDGDPNQNGDKTDEIPMDFNPIGWDFTPKLLLGSLGLPLSNGASDGYFTEGAQVKNFYVDERFKTLMQFLQKLYSQNLISKEVVTQDYSKYQSVARGNGTTAKVGFTWGWETGDRFGNELKDQYVTLPQLKQHADSTNELYWSNDYYYQNYGSNAVSVSARSKNKEAAMRFIDGFYEPVVSLQVLFGGMNDTDKGIKDNGDGTYAILPPADASLDPGSWKWTNSFADNGPMYIADALKDKVTLGSDMQNVLKEKAVYDELLNKADEKSNVYPQNFMKYSTEDTNTLAMNQANVNNITDQKWANWLTTKVDIEKEWAAYVASVNSSGLEQNLQIRQKAYDEYLSTLK